One Longimicrobiaceae bacterium genomic region harbors:
- a CDS encoding NAD(P)H-quinone oxidoreductase codes for MRAVTIARPGGPETLSLAERPLPEPGPGEIRVRVHASALNRADLLQRMGRYPAPPGAPQDVPGLEYAGEVDAVGEGAGLWAVGNRVMGIVGGGGHAEYVVVHEREAMRIPHDLPVEEAAAVPEAFLTAYDALFRRLELEVGERVLIHAVGSGVGTAAVQLAHTAGATTIGTSRTAEKLRRAEELGLDVGIDTSREELPAALESATYGSGVHAVLDLVGGKVLEASLRGLAQGGRVVVVGTVAGSRVELDLGLILRRRIRIVGTVMRSRPLEEKIALAREFSSTVLPLLSSGKIRPVIDRTYPFADIAEAHRYMESNDSFGKIVLTW; via the coding sequence ATGCGCGCGGTGACCATCGCCCGCCCCGGCGGGCCGGAGACCCTCTCGCTGGCCGAGCGCCCCCTCCCGGAGCCGGGTCCCGGCGAGATCCGGGTACGGGTGCACGCCTCCGCGCTGAACCGCGCCGACCTGCTGCAGCGCATGGGCCGCTACCCCGCCCCGCCCGGGGCGCCGCAGGACGTCCCCGGGCTGGAGTACGCGGGCGAGGTGGACGCGGTGGGCGAGGGCGCCGGCCTCTGGGCGGTGGGGAACCGGGTGATGGGGATCGTGGGCGGCGGCGGCCACGCCGAGTACGTCGTGGTGCACGAGCGCGAGGCCATGCGGATCCCGCACGACCTCCCGGTGGAGGAGGCGGCGGCCGTCCCCGAGGCCTTCCTCACCGCCTACGACGCGCTCTTCCGCCGGCTGGAGCTGGAGGTGGGGGAGCGGGTGCTGATCCACGCCGTGGGGAGCGGCGTCGGCACCGCCGCGGTGCAGCTCGCCCACACCGCGGGCGCCACGACGATCGGCACCTCGCGCACGGCGGAGAAGCTGCGCCGCGCGGAGGAGCTGGGGCTGGACGTGGGGATCGACACCTCGCGCGAGGAGCTCCCCGCCGCGCTGGAGAGCGCCACCTACGGGAGCGGGGTGCACGCCGTGCTGGACCTGGTGGGCGGGAAGGTGCTGGAGGCGTCGCTGCGCGGGCTGGCGCAGGGCGGGAGGGTGGTGGTCGTGGGCACGGTGGCCGGCTCCAGGGTGGAGCTGGACCTGGGGCTGATCCTCCGCCGACGGATCCGCATCGTCGGCACGGTGATGCGCTCCCGCCCGCTGGAGGAGAAGATCGCCCTGGCGCGGGAGTTCTCCAGCACCGTGCTCCCGCTGCTCTCCTCCGGGAAGATCCGCCCCGTGATCGACCGCACCTACCCCTTCGCCGACATCGCCGAGGCCCACCGCTACATGGAGTCCAACGACTCCTTCGGCAAGATCGTGCTCACCTGGTGA
- a CDS encoding zinc-dependent metalloprotease, giving the protein MRSVSYDIVADTALPIARAVEAANYEPVVAVFNVEAWGPDGSAVIDVTRLFTTSTPEFGVGNALRGSLDASRSFIERVAAFPDNVEVEATQTYTVTPPASPSVPEELRPGARTASVVVHWSMVRLPEKPMRPRLHDSRVGFFGVTRRDFGTEEHRAARRTYISRWRLEKRDPSAEVSEPVKPIVFYVDPATPAQWVPYVKRGIEDWQPAFEAAGFRGAIVARDAPTPAEDPDWSAEDARHSVVRWLPSEMENATGPRVVDPRTGEILEADIRIYHNILNVLRSQYFGQVAPLDPRARRVPFPDSLMGELLRYVVAHEVGHTLGFPHNHKASATYPADSLRSVGFLRRMRHTPSIMDYSRFNYVAQPEDRVPPELLVPVVGPYDRFATAWGYRPIPEARTPEEERPVLDAWAREQDRKPYLRFTTVGSSGADPGDHIEAVGDADPVYSTRMGLRNVRRTVPLLIPATVRPGEDFADLHELYTRLVGQWRTELGHVAILVGGVDSQEKRGGQEGVRFTPVARARQREAVRFLNEEAFRTPRFFLDPEILRRIEVEGAMSRIGSAQRGILQQLLNDARMRRMTEFEALAADASQVYTVGEMLGDVRRGIWSELEGGRVEVDPFRRNLQRIYLAEVEVRASPPARPAGSTAAAVPTEAQALLRGELRALEAARDQIGRILEAK; this is encoded by the coding sequence CTGCGCAGCGTCTCGTACGACATCGTGGCCGACACCGCGCTCCCCATCGCCCGTGCGGTGGAGGCGGCCAACTACGAGCCCGTGGTGGCGGTCTTCAACGTGGAGGCGTGGGGGCCGGACGGCTCCGCGGTGATCGACGTGACGCGGCTCTTCACCACCAGCACGCCGGAGTTCGGGGTGGGAAACGCGCTGCGCGGCTCGCTGGACGCGTCGCGCTCCTTCATCGAGCGGGTGGCCGCCTTCCCGGACAACGTGGAGGTGGAGGCCACGCAGACCTACACCGTCACCCCGCCCGCCTCCCCCAGCGTCCCCGAGGAGCTGCGACCCGGCGCGCGCACCGCGAGCGTGGTGGTGCACTGGAGCATGGTGCGCCTCCCGGAGAAGCCCATGAGGCCGCGCCTGCACGATTCGCGGGTGGGGTTCTTCGGCGTGACCCGGCGCGACTTCGGCACGGAAGAGCACCGCGCCGCGCGCCGCACCTACATCTCGCGGTGGCGGCTGGAGAAGCGGGACCCCTCCGCGGAGGTCTCCGAGCCGGTGAAGCCCATCGTCTTCTACGTGGACCCGGCCACGCCGGCCCAGTGGGTCCCGTACGTGAAGCGGGGGATCGAGGACTGGCAGCCGGCGTTCGAGGCGGCCGGGTTCCGGGGCGCCATCGTGGCGCGCGACGCGCCCACCCCGGCGGAGGACCCGGACTGGTCGGCCGAGGACGCGCGCCATTCCGTGGTGCGCTGGCTCCCCTCCGAGATGGAGAACGCGACGGGGCCGCGGGTGGTGGACCCGCGCACCGGGGAGATCCTGGAGGCCGACATCCGGATCTACCACAACATCCTGAACGTCCTGCGCAGCCAGTACTTCGGGCAGGTGGCGCCGCTCGATCCGCGGGCGCGGCGCGTCCCCTTCCCGGACTCGCTGATGGGCGAGCTGCTGCGCTACGTGGTGGCGCACGAGGTGGGGCACACGCTGGGCTTCCCCCACAACCACAAGGCGAGCGCCACCTACCCGGCCGACAGCCTGCGCAGCGTGGGCTTCCTGCGGCGGATGCGGCACACGCCCTCCATCATGGACTACTCGCGCTTCAACTACGTGGCGCAGCCCGAGGACCGCGTTCCGCCGGAGCTGCTCGTCCCCGTGGTGGGCCCCTACGACCGCTTCGCCACCGCGTGGGGGTACCGGCCGATCCCGGAGGCGCGCACCCCGGAGGAGGAGCGCCCGGTGCTGGACGCCTGGGCGCGCGAGCAGGACCGCAAGCCGTACCTGCGCTTCACCACCGTGGGGAGCAGCGGCGCCGACCCGGGCGACCACATCGAGGCCGTGGGCGACGCGGACCCGGTGTACTCCACCCGCATGGGGCTGCGCAACGTCCGCCGGACCGTCCCCCTGCTGATCCCCGCCACGGTGCGGCCGGGCGAGGACTTCGCCGACCTGCACGAGCTGTACACCCGGCTGGTGGGCCAGTGGCGGACGGAGCTGGGGCACGTGGCGATCCTAGTGGGCGGAGTGGACTCGCAGGAGAAGCGGGGCGGGCAGGAGGGGGTGCGCTTCACCCCGGTGGCCCGCGCGCGCCAGCGGGAGGCGGTGCGCTTCCTGAACGAGGAGGCGTTCCGCACGCCGCGCTTCTTCCTGGACCCGGAGATCCTCCGGCGCATCGAGGTGGAGGGGGCGATGAGCCGCATCGGCAGCGCGCAGCGCGGCATCCTCCAGCAGCTCCTGAACGACGCCCGGATGCGGCGGATGACCGAGTTCGAGGCGCTGGCGGCCGATGCGTCGCAGGTGTACACCGTGGGCGAGATGCTGGGCGACGTGCGGCGGGGGATCTGGAGCGAGCTGGAAGGGGGGAGGGTGGAGGTGGACCCCTTCCGCCGCAACCTGCAGCGGATCTACCTGGCGGAGGTCGAAGTGCGGGCGAGCCCGCCCGCGCGCCCCGCCGGCTCCACGGCCGCCGCCGTGCCCACCGAGGCGCAGGCGCTCCTTCGCGGCGAGCTGCGCGCCCTGGAGGCGGCGCGGGACCAGATCGGGAGGATCCTGGAGGCGAAGTAG